The Microcystis aeruginosa NIES-843 sequence TCAAGTAAGGACTTTGGCGATTTAAATACTTGTTTACAAACAGTTTCTAAGGGTTTGATTATTTTTCTTGGGGGGGTAAGTCCAGTTATCCCCCCAAGGTTCTTGTATTTGTCTTGTTTTTAGGTGCGCTCGCCCTGCTCTCCCAATGGGAAGTTTTGCTTAGAAAAAAGGGGAGCAGCAACCACCTTGACCCGCCTTTTCTGAGAACTAACTATATTTATTAAGCACAAAACTGAGAATTAACTACATTTCTTAACGAAAAAATCGAGATTAGGTATTGACACCGACAAAAAAAGGGTGTTATTCTTCAGATGCCGAAGTGATGAAGGCAGAAAAAACAAACAAGTTTCTGAATCCTCCATGACTTCAGCACCGTACACTTTCTATGAAAACAACAAAAAGGTCTATTACCATGGCAGTCGAAAAAACTAACTCTTCCTCTAGCTTGGCTGAAGTTATTGATCGTATCCTTGACAAAGGTATCGTTATTGATGCCTGGGCTCGCGTATCTCTGGTGGGCATCGAATTATTAGCGATTGAAGCTCGTGTAGTT is a genomic window containing:
- the gvpA gene encoding gas vesicle structural protein GvpA, yielding MAVEKTNSSSSLAEVIDRILDKGIVIDAWARVSLVGIELLAIEARVVIASVETYLKYAEAVGLTQSAAVPA